CGCGCGGCGAACGGGCGCAGGATCAGGTCGCGCAGGTCGCCGTGCTGGTCGCGCTCCAGGAAGCCGTTGTCGAGCATCCAGTAGTCGTTGTACATCTTCGACAGGTACTTGTTGCCGGTGTCGCAGACGAAGGTAAGCACGGTCTTCGGCTCGGTCTGCGCGCGGCAGTACTTCAGCGCGGCGGCAAGCAGGGTGCCGGTGGAGGAACCGCCGAGGATGCCCTCCTTCTCCAGCAGCTCGCGCGCGGTCAGGAAGCTTTCCTTGTCGGTGATCGCGTAGGCCTGCTTGACCCGGGTGAAGTCGGAGATCGGCGGCAGGAAATCCTCGCCGATGCCCTCCACCATCCAACTGGCGGATTTTTCGCTCAGCGTGCCGCGGTTGATGTATTCCTCCAGGATCGAACCGACCGGATCGGCCAGGATCAGCTCGGTCGCGGGCGATGCCTTGGCGAGGAAGCGCGACAGGCCGGTCATGGTGCCGCTGCTGCCGCAGCCGAACACGATGGCGTCCAGCTGGCCGCCGAGCTGCGCCAGCAGTTCCGGGCCGGTGCCGAATTCGTGCGCGGCCGGGTTGTCCGGGTTGCCGAACTGGTTGATGAAGTAGGCGCCCGGCGTTTCCCGCGCGATCCGCGCGGCCATGTCCTGGTAATAGTCGGGATGGCCCTTGGCGACGTCGCTGCGGGTCAGCACCACCTGCGCGCCCATCGCCTTGAGGTTGAAGATCTTCTCGCGCGACATCTTGTCGGGCACGACCAGGATCAGCTTGTAGCCCTTCTGCTGGGCGACCAGGGCCAGGCCGATGCCGGTGTTGCCGGCGGTGCCTTCGACCAGGGTGTCGCCGGGCTGGATGTCGCCGCGCTGCTCGGCGGCCTCGATCATCGACAGGCCGATGCGGTCCTTGATCGAGCCGCCCGGGTTCTGGCTTTCCAGCTTAAGGTACAGCGTGCAGGGGCCGGTATCGAGATTGCGCGCGCGGATGATCGGGGTATCGCCGACCAGTTCGAGGATGGAATCGTGGATCGCCATGCGGGGCCCGGTTGGCTTGGACGTCGAGCCGGCGATTCTACCAGCCGGCCCGGCGAGTCCCGGACGGCAACGGCCTGGCGCGCGAACGGGCGGCGGCGGCCGACAGGAAGGCCGGCCACCGCCCGTGGCGAGGCTTCAATGCGTGCTGTCGTACATCCGGATCAGGCGATCCTTGGCGTGCAGTTTCTCGCGCTTCATCTGGCCGAGGGTGGCGTCGTCCAGCGGCAGCACGCCCAGTTCGGCGTCCAGCACCTGCTTGTCCAGTTCCTGGTGCCGGTAGTAGAGCTGCCGGAACTCGGGGCTGGCTTTCATCATCGCTTCGAGTTCC
Above is a genomic segment from Thermomonas aquatica containing:
- a CDS encoding pyridoxal-phosphate dependent enzyme yields the protein MAIHDSILELVGDTPIIRARNLDTGPCTLYLKLESQNPGGSIKDRIGLSMIEAAEQRGDIQPGDTLVEGTAGNTGIGLALVAQQKGYKLILVVPDKMSREKIFNLKAMGAQVVLTRSDVAKGHPDYYQDMAARIARETPGAYFINQFGNPDNPAAHEFGTGPELLAQLGGQLDAIVFGCGSSGTMTGLSRFLAKASPATELILADPVGSILEEYINRGTLSEKSASWMVEGIGEDFLPPISDFTRVKQAYAITDKESFLTARELLEKEGILGGSSTGTLLAAALKYCRAQTEPKTVLTFVCDTGNKYLSKMYNDYWMLDNGFLERDQHGDLRDLILRPFAARDTVVVGANDLLVTAWQRMKLYDVSQLPVMDGDRIIGIVDESDVLLHVYGDEARFRDPVSTAMVSKLDKVDVRAPIESLLPVFDRGHVAIVMDGEKFLGLITRIDLLNFLRRRVQ
- a CDS encoding YdcH family protein translates to MFEGQPQAELEAMMKASPEFRQLYYRHQELDKQVLDAELGVLPLDDATLGQMKREKLHAKDRLIRMYDSTH